The stretch of DNA TCGAGTTTCCTTCGGCCGATCAGCCGGTTATCGCGGCGCTTCAGCAGGGGAAAGTGTAGGGGTATATGAAAGTGGTCCTCGATATCGAAACGGTGCAGGCGCCCAGGGAGGAATGGGCCCGGTTGGCCGGACGTCAACTGGCTTCCGGCGAGGCGGCCTTTTCCGAGACCGGCGGCGACCTGTTCGCGGTCGGGGAGGCGCAGGCGCAACATCAGCTCGATGAAGAACTGTATGAAAAATCCTCCTTCGACGGAACGTTCAGCCGAATCGTCTGCATCGGGTTGCTGGAGTTCTCCGACAACTTCGAACCGCGCGGCGCCACCTCCTGGTACGGGGCGAACGAGCAGGAGCTATTGCGTCGATTCTGGAGTCATCTCGGGCAGCTCAGGCCCTCCTTGTTTATTACGCACAACGGCTTGAATTTTGACCTGCCCTTCATCAAAAAACGGTCGATCATTCAGCAGGTCAAGCCGACCATGGAGATCAACCTGGCCAAGTTCCGGGCGGAGCCGGTGTATGACACCA from Nitrospira sp. encodes:
- a CDS encoding 3'-5' exonuclease: MKVVLDIETVQAPREEWARLAGRQLASGEAAFSETGGDLFAVGEAQAQHQLDEELYEKSSFDGTFSRIVCIGLLEFSDNFEPRGATSWYGANEQELLRRFWSHLGQLRPSLFITHNGLNFDLPFIKKRSIIQQVKPTMEINLAKFRAEPVYDTMAIWSNWDNRGWVKLDVLARALNVESKSGSGSQVAQMWAERQGKEIALYCLQDTYVTYGCYCRMNFRQPISREIVLLRPELIDVG